The Thermogemmata fonticola nucleotide sequence GGTGGCGGTCCACGAAGAGGAGTGTGCAGCGCCCCGTGCGTTTCTGGACCCATTGGACTTCGCCGGTGTTGTAATCCAAGCAGCGCAGGTCCGCTTCCGGAGTTTCCCGTCCGGAACAGGCGTAGAGATAACCGTCCACATAGATGGGGGTGCACCAGTGGGCGGCCAAGGAGCGGTCCCAGCGGTCCTTGCCAGCATCCGACCAGATGACCCGCGGCTGCCACTGCTGGTCGATGTCTAAGAGCACGCTGCCCGGCCCATAGCATTCCGACAGGAGAACGCGGGAACCCACCACAACGGGGTTGGCGGCGTTGACACTTTCTTCGATGCGTGCCCGCCAGGGGAAATGGAAGAGCACTTTGCCTTGCCGCGGCTCCACGGCTAGCAAGCCGCCCCGGGCAAAATAGAGTAAAACTTTCTGGCCATGCATGGTGACGACGAGCGGACTGGTATAGCTGGCTAGCTCCTGACCGCTGGCCCAGCGGACTTTCCCAGTGGCTTTCTCGAAGGCCACCAGAGCCGTCCCATTCGACTGTACCTGTCGGAAGTCGAGAGGCCTGCGCCCTTGCGGGCTGCCACCGACCGGTACGATGAGCAGGTCTTCCACCACGACTGGCACGCTGGCGACCCCGAAAAAGTTCTGGTGGAAGTGGTATTCCTTCTGCGTGTCGAGCTTCCAAACCAGTTGGCCGTCGGTGCGCTTCAAGCAGTGGAGCATTCCCTCGACGCCGTGGAGATAGACATAGTCTCCATCCACCACGGGGCAGGCGCGCGGGCCAGGTTCATAACCGTAGTAATCCTCGTAGGCCGTGGGATACTCGAATTTCCATAAGTAGCGTCCGGTTCGGGCCTCGCGGCAGGTGAGCCGGGCGTTATCCCCGAAGCG carries:
- a CDS encoding PQQ-binding-like beta-propeller repeat protein, with the translated sequence MLRVLLSLGCMLLTTWLISAADWPTFLGPAGTGTSPEKGLPQTWPKHGLKKLWSCELGWGYAPPVVAGGKLYHFDRFGDNARLTCREARTGRYLWKFEYPTAYEDYYGYEPGPRACPVVDGDYVYLHGVEGMLHCLKRTDGQLVWKLDTQKEYHFHQNFFGVASVPVVVEDLLIVPVGGSPQGRRPLDFRQVQSNGTALVAFEKATGKVRWASGQELASYTSPLVVTMHGQKVLLYFARGGLLAVEPRQGKVLFHFPWRARIEESVNAANPVVVGSRVLLSECYGPGSVLLDIDQQWQPRVIWSDAGKDRWDRSLAAHWCTPIYVDGYLYACSGRETPEADLRCLDYNTGEVQWVQKRTGRCTLLFVDRHLLCLNEFGTLIVLKPNPQKYEEAARYEITDLEYPCWAPPVLSDGILYLRGRGRLVALELIPSRK